The sequence gagtgGGCAGGACTGGTGGCCCAGCCACATTTATCATATTCTATGCAACATCTACATCGACATCTATGTCAGCCAGATTTCAGTTCAGGCGCACAGAGTGCTGGAtgctgtgcctaatttatgatgaggtgtacacctcatcataaattaggcgcagcaTTCTGCAGCCAGGGGTAgattgggaactaaaagtggctatggaaaaaaaaattaaaagtggccccatgttgtaggtaggtccaaactgacagaaggcggggcaacataattaggcagggccagcaataccatagtacaAAGCAATATACTGCACttgctgaaccaaataccacagtgcagcacaaaatactgtgacCTGCCAcaaagttgaattcaggagggtacCTACAGCTGCTGGCCAGGTGCGTATGAGacaatcagatcattatgtacccagctgaCGGCCCTGAGGATGGCTTGGGTGGCCctcctaggcatcggcccaccgagaaatttccctgtagagtctatggccaatccgcccctgcctgcAGCATTCCAGGCTATGAATAAATCTACCCCTTAGTGTTCAGTGATTTATACTCACCATGCATTCATGCCGTTGGGATTATTCACAACACGCTTTGCACATTTTATAGATTGACTTATATTGTCACTTAACAGTGCTgttaaatagtaaaaaaaagttagaatTTGCAAATCACATTAAGACTTTGTTAAAAGCTGTAACATTTCCAAGCAAACTTTCCAGTTTTAATTAGCATCTATCCTAACCTGCACTTCAAATTATTACCTACTATTGCCCATTATCCGTTTCCTAACATTATGTATTTCAATAAATGTATTGCAGTTGAGGGAACAATTTCTTCTGGAGTTCTTTTAAGAGAAATGGCAGAGACTATTGCTTAGATTTTTCTAATTTTGCTTTACATATCAGAATAATGAATACCGTAAATAAGGAATTCATTAATTATTTAATTCAttattattaaagaggaccttttcatGGGTCCGGACATTATAATATAACTAGTGGATTCTTTGGGGCATACTTATGGCATATTACGGCGTTTACTATTTTCTGTATGCGCCGCTCTGTTTGCCCGCTGTGCCTCCCGTTCACTTTTCCTGCCTGGTATGAAAATTcataccatcggtacagggaggaggagatggccctgtttctcaatgggaatctccttctccctggctgtgacgttctcCAAAgggattggacagctcacagccagagagatggagacacccattgagaaacaggaccATCTCCTCCTCCCTTTTCCGATGGTATGAATTTACATACCAGGCAGGAAAAGTGAACGGGAGGCACAGCGGGCAAACAGAGAGGCGCATACAGAAAATAGTAAACGCTGTAATATGACATAAGTATGCCACACAGAATGCACTAGTTATATTATAATGTCCGGGcccgtgaaaggtcctctttaattagttTTCTATTTTTGTTACCCGTCACTCATCTGGCATGAGTGGTTGTTTGGTAACTCTCTTGGATGGAGCTTCTCAGAGTCCGGATTGGCAGTAGTATGGTGATAATTCATCTTTCTCATTGAGTAGGACTACTACTATGTGGGGCTACATAGAATACGCTTATAAGAGCGCCTCCATATGACTTCTGTTCATGTCTGTATGACAGGATGGGAGAGCACCTGGCATTTAATTGCTTTGACACTGTAAAGGCATTATTTAGGCTGTGGCAATAGGGGCGATAACTGTTGTGCATGACTCATTACATTATAATATCATGTGCATGTGACACAGGAAAATGGAAGTCACCACAATCAgtgtgaagagaattcatggcacTCACTACTTCCATAAAATGTGCTATGACATCTTTTCACATTGATTGTTGTctgattctgcatttttcacaatGGTATTGCGGTACAACAAGTCTCAGCACATCAACGTGAAATGGCACTTcaaccccccaatgccaatttcttaaccgaaccccttccctccagccctactgttaaagacatacttggaaaacattacatacaaagctacaaaacatacagggtaatacagcaccacatattgTGCCCACTATGCTTCCTCAtagtatactgcagaaacagataatcccccttccgCTACCCCCCTCTTGCTCTTACCTGATGCTTCCTTAGGCAGTCGCCTCACctcggtggtgcacccctgattgtAGACCAAGCCCATTCACTGGAATGAGACTTAGctgcacctaggtcatgtgatCAATGACTCTTTGGAGTGCCTTGACCTCTTCTAATGGGTGATCAACCCGGGCTCTAGGAGTTGGAACCCCACATAtcagctgaggataggtcatcaatattaaaccccCAGAAAGCTTTGTTACAAATTATTATTAATCCACTCATAACatatagtagaaataataaaggaatagcacaacacagagccataagaatagatgctccaaaaattttattacatggggaatgcatgtacagtagttactaaaacagacaaggtCAACTTTAAGGGCAGGAGCTTTTTCACACAGTGTATCAGAGAAATAAAATGGTGTCCAAAGGACCAGCTCATCCCGACACAGGTAAAGAGTAGTACAGGACATGTAGTATTACACTTGTACAGTAGAGAGGCGCTACTAGATACCGTATTAGTGCATGCACTTCAGTTTTATTAGTGAGATGCCTTTGCTCATTTGCTGTACTTGTGGCATTATATATTGAATATGGGTTCCAGATACAATGGTCCAGGAAAGACCATTGTTTGATGAAAATAGAataagttgtctcacttcagtttaCTTACCTTTGCAGTTGATATTGCAAGCATTTTTACTTCTGGGGGTCTTGTAATCATTGCACCACCATCGACTATTCATTTGAAAAATGCCATAATCAGTGCTCTTGTCAGGTCGATTGTAGTTTGTGGCGGCTGTGTTAAAGCCACTCTCATGGAATGCGGTACAAATCCCTGTAGAGGGTTTAGTTCAAAGAACAAAATGTTGATACGACATTATTAATTTAACTATTAGCTACAGCGCTGGTAGAAAATGTTATCAATTATTTAACCACTTTatacaaaaaaattattgtcaACCCTAACAACCACATTCTTTTTCGCTTTGTTGCACTGGCCGGTAAATGAAGTGAACTTATTTTCACCTCTTGTCATATTGCTCATATAATTGGTAAGAAGATAAAAATCTCATATTTAGAGCTGTGCTGGGTCACAAGATGTCAGgtaaagtatttatttttttttttttgaaagttAATTTTagggaagattttttttaaagcaactgcattttagtttttacacatatatatatatatatatatatatatatatatatatatatatgtatacaaacATATATATACGGTACAGTAGATGTAAATGAATTAAACCCATGTTCCTCCTCACTGTACAACAACAGTGAAGAGGAtcttgaatggagtggtggtccccCAGTCGCTGTGCCACTTTATTCAATgtctatagaaattaatgggaaccATGCTCTAGTGATTGGTGATACGATGATACGTTTATCACctattaacccctttaagccaaatGCAAATAGGCAATAGTAAAATCGGCAGTGTTCTCGACATTGAACACAGACtagtttttaaacacactgctcatGGGTGTCATCTGTGTGTCATCTGTTTTTCTCATAAACCCATTAACTTGAGTGAATGAGTCTTGTGGCAAAATCAGAGCAGGATGCTGCGATTTTCTCCTGGGGCAGGAGCATGATTCCCGCACCGCACACGCTTGTCTGAAACAGCCCTCAGGCTCTGTGCACATTATGCCAGAGCCCTACTTTTTGTTTACAATGGGACACTAAGGTGAACGTATGGCTATACAGTAGCATACAATGGAGGTATATGTAAGGAAATCCTTCCCACACATACTACCAACTAAAGGCTCTGTGAATATTACACCAGAGCCCTACGTTTTTGTTTTAAAATGCGACCATAGGGGCAACATATCTCAATGTATTTCTAGACAGTGGCATACATTGGAGTCTTACATCAGAGGTATATGTTAGGAAATCTTCTTGATGTATACTACCAACAAAAGTgtcaggagcaggagcaggagcaaTATGCCTCTCAAGGAATCTGGAACCACACAAGGCATGCTACAAGCACAAGATCCAAGATATGTGATGGAAATGAGTGTGCCTTTGGAGAAGACCTTGCTGTGTTCGGTCGCTATGAGATAGTTTCAGCCTATTATCCCTACATGATCTaacagtataataaaaaaaacgaaATTAAAAACTCACACTTCGGTGCACCAATAGTGTACAACCAGTTAAACGTCTCAGCGGTGTACAGAATACGGAGTTTACactttttcaatggggctgcagtgCACGGAGTAAGGGCAGgggcattgctgctcctgcctgtacccCCCGGAGGTTTATTAAATCCTTGCATAGCACATGGATACTttgtacccatgtgctataccaggatTAGCTGAGTAAGTGTGCCTGCTTCGCTAAAGCTAAACGCTGACACGCAGGACTCTTAgcgaagcaggcacaggcaggagccgcttcACTCAGCTAATCCTGGAATAGCACATGGTTACAGAGTACCCATGTGCTTATGCAAGCGTTTAGTAAACCTCTGGGGGGCCCAGGCAAGAGCATCAATGtgtgctcctccccatactccaTGCGCTGCGCCCCCTTCATAAAGTGTACAGCCCATACTCCGTACACAGCTGACTTGTACAGAAAAGTCGGTTTTAAGCGCACTGGGGAAAGCACGCTTTGGTGGGGGGCGGGTTATctctataaaaaatttaaaatgcacCAGAGGATGGGGGCACAAAACTCTGGTGCAAGGCCTGCTGCTGGAGAGCAGTGGAGGGCCAACAGGTTTGGAGTATCGGAGAGCAGCGGCAGCAACAAGGTATTTGATGCAGCACCCATGCCCCCCCTCCAAGTAGTGGAACTGTGATGGGCACAGGTTAAAATTCCACAATGCAAATATACTTACAATTTTCCAGACTGTAACCTCTGAAGCCACCAAGTCCTCCCTTTTTCAGAATCTTAGCAAGTTCGCATTTTCCATACTTTTTTCCACTTGCAATTGCAAGTAGGAAAAGGAGTCCTCCCAAGATATGTATTTGCCACTTCATAGCTAAGCTTAGAGACTGAGGTATGCCAGTCAGATACACTGCCCTTTATATTACAGGCGTTACTCACAACTTCCTCCTTCATGACCAAAGTAAAC is a genomic window of Bufo bufo chromosome 1, aBufBuf1.1, whole genome shotgun sequence containing:
- the LOC120980527 gene encoding lysozyme C-like isoform X2 yields the protein MKWQIHILGGLLFLLAIASGKKYGKCELAKILKKGGLGGFRGYSLENWICTAFHESGFNTAATNYNRPDKSTDYGIFQMNSRWWCNDYKTPRSKNACNINCKALLSDNISQSIKCAKRVVNNPNGMNAWVAWRKHCKGKNLSKWTQGCKL